A single region of the Fenollaria sporofastidiosus genome encodes:
- a CDS encoding L-2-amino-thiazoline-4-carboxylic acid hydrolase gives MKYNGFYFCLFKRPMKKVLIEKYDKVYASDIIRKSKGVYRDLVENMDDIGADNPMVYNEMFALVFVSPYLASNKKIPPETIQEMMRRSLYYIKWFFAMTDLNTKRGKASNKKNIVKYYKWYTPEKEKLYPTSFKVDFEGQPYEDACYYRITRCPICTYTKKLGVDELMPLFCELDDVMITLQHGVLHRKDTIANGADCCDFFITGDKE, from the coding sequence ATGAAGTACAATGGTTTTTATTTTTGCTTATTTAAAAGACCGATGAAAAAAGTTCTTATAGAGAAGTATGATAAAGTATATGCTTCGGATATTATTAGAAAGAGCAAAGGTGTCTATAGAGATTTGGTTGAGAATATGGATGACATCGGTGCTGACAACCCAATGGTTTACAATGAAATGTTTGCACTAGTATTTGTATCTCCATATTTAGCAAGCAATAAGAAGATTCCGCCAGAAACCATCCAAGAAATGATGCGCAGATCTCTCTACTATATTAAGTGGTTCTTTGCTATGACAGACTTAAATACCAAGAGAGGTAAGGCCAGCAACAAAAAGAATATAGTTAAGTATTATAAATGGTACACTCCAGAAAAAGAAAAACTTTATCCGACTTCTTTTAAGGTCGATTTCGAAGGGCAACCTTACGAAGATGCTTGTTACTATCGAATAACTCGTTGTCCAATATGTACATATACCAAGAAGCTGGGGGTAGATGAACTAATGCCACTATTCTGCGAACTTGATGATGTGATGATTACCCTTCAGCATGGAGTACTTCACAGAAAAGATACTATAGCAAATGGAGCAGATTGTTGCGATTTTTTCATCACAGGAGACAAAGAGTAA
- the uvrC gene encoding excinuclease ABC subunit UvrC: MFNFEEEIKKLPKNPGIYIMKNDKGEIIYVGKAKNLSNRVRSYFRSSTNHSEKVKAMVKNIAEFEYIIVDNEVEALILESNLIKRYVPKYNIVLRDDKSYPYIKVTTNEKYPRILKTRLLRKDGAKYFGQYPNAASVNIAIDIINRELKLRDCSLNIEKVKGKIRPCLNYFIGKCIAPCKEDVSEEEYKELIDRAMRILQNKDKSILEKYKSKLDEAITNLEFEKAQEYLNVVNAFNDIHKEQKITSPDAINRDVLSYAEGISDLILELFIIRDGKIIERNYYLFENEKKTDIKEIFKAFISQHYSANIDMPNEIITEIDFPDMDEMADALSKIANHKVEIHVPQRGEKRALVLMAKKNAIDMVEKHADRYIRKKALKDMAMKRFKDILWLEDVPNRLECYDISNTMGQNSVASMVVYENGDMQRNEYRRFRIKTIVGADDYGSLREVLERRFLRSKKDKEGSFAALPDIILIDGGLGQASSAQMVLDKLGIEIPVVGLKKDDHHRTDSLAYMGEIIKLDKSSELFKILTRIQDEAHRFAITYHRSLREKNINRSILDEIVGIGPKKKKILYEAFEDIDGIRRASLQKLESIKGISKTNAKDIYEFFRKDT, encoded by the coding sequence ATGTTTAACTTTGAAGAAGAGATAAAGAAGCTGCCTAAGAATCCCGGCATCTACATCATGAAGAATGATAAGGGCGAGATCATCTATGTAGGTAAGGCAAAAAATTTATCTAATAGGGTGAGAAGCTACTTTAGAAGCAGTACTAATCACTCTGAAAAAGTTAAGGCGATGGTAAAAAACATTGCCGAGTTTGAATATATAATTGTTGATAATGAGGTTGAGGCTCTAATTTTAGAGTCCAACCTTATTAAGCGTTATGTTCCAAAGTACAATATCGTACTTCGTGACGACAAAAGCTACCCATACATAAAGGTAACGACTAATGAAAAGTATCCCAGGATACTTAAGACTAGGCTCTTAAGAAAAGATGGAGCGAAGTACTTCGGTCAGTATCCAAACGCTGCGAGCGTCAACATCGCCATCGACATAATAAACAGAGAGCTTAAGCTTAGAGACTGCAGCTTGAACATAGAGAAGGTAAAGGGAAAGATTAGACCCTGCCTTAACTACTTTATCGGTAAGTGCATAGCGCCTTGCAAGGAAGATGTGAGCGAAGAAGAGTACAAAGAGCTTATCGATAGAGCGATGAGGATTTTGCAAAACAAGGACAAGTCCATCTTGGAGAAATACAAGTCAAAGCTTGATGAGGCAATAACGAATTTGGAGTTTGAGAAAGCGCAAGAGTACTTAAACGTTGTAAATGCATTTAACGATATACATAAAGAGCAAAAAATTACATCGCCTGACGCCATCAACAGAGACGTTCTTAGTTATGCAGAAGGTATCTCTGACCTTATACTTGAGCTGTTCATTATACGCGATGGCAAGATTATAGAGCGAAACTACTACCTATTTGAGAACGAGAAGAAGACAGACATCAAGGAGATCTTCAAAGCCTTCATCTCGCAGCACTACTCAGCAAACATCGATATGCCAAATGAAATCATCACCGAGATCGACTTTCCGGACATGGATGAGATGGCGGATGCACTATCAAAGATTGCAAATCACAAAGTCGAGATACACGTTCCACAAAGAGGCGAGAAGAGAGCCTTGGTACTTATGGCAAAGAAGAACGCCATCGACATGGTAGAGAAACATGCTGACAGATATATAAGGAAGAAAGCTTTGAAAGATATGGCGATGAAGCGCTTCAAGGACATACTTTGGCTTGAAGATGTACCAAACAGACTTGAGTGCTACGACATATCCAATACCATGGGACAAAATTCAGTTGCATCTATGGTCGTCTATGAAAACGGCGACATGCAAAGAAATGAGTACAGACGCTTTAGGATCAAGACTATAGTCGGAGCGGACGACTACGGCTCACTAAGAGAAGTACTTGAGAGAAGATTTTTAAGAAGCAAGAAGGACAAGGAAGGTTCATTCGCAGCGCTGCCAGACATCATACTTATAGACGGCGGTCTTGGACAAGCATCGAGTGCACAGATGGTTTTAGATAAATTAGGTATAGAGATACCGGTAGTAGGTCTTAAGAAGGACGATCACCACAGAACCGACTCTCTTGCATACATGGGCGAGATTATAAAGCTTGATAAAAGTTCAGAACTTTTTAAAATACTTACAAGGATACAAGACGAGGCACATAGGTTTGCCATCACATATCACAGGTCATTAAGAGAGAAGAACATCAACAGATCCATACTCGATGAGATAGTTGGCATAGGACCGAAGAAGAAAAAGATACTCTACGAAGCCTTCGAAGATATCGATGGCATACGTAGAGCGAGCCTTCAAAAGCTCGAGTCCATAAAGGGCATATCAAAGACAAATGCAAAAGATATATATGAATTCTTCAGAAAAGATACTTAA
- a CDS encoding DegV family protein, with the protein MTRIIIDSASDFTQDEIKEFNLEPLYVSVIDTDDIETVYRDGLDIKTSQIYKNMRSGKIYKTSQINLNQYLEGFEKVCKEGEDFIYICLSYGVTTAWDSSCMAINMLKDKYPNIKMVSINSKSMTIGEQLIVREMIKMNNEGKSIEELEERANFLAGKVKHLFTVENLEYLYRGGRISKAIKAVGQVLNIKPLLANDENGALILKDKVRGEAKLYKKILSLYLEDARRNPEILEHTIIGHTDNLANAQKLYDMINEEFDAKDITIREIGTAIGAHVGPGCLAIAYIDENN; encoded by the coding sequence ATGACAAGAATAATAATTGATAGTGCGAGTGATTTCACTCAAGATGAAATTAAAGAATTTAATTTAGAGCCCTTATATGTAAGCGTTATTGATACTGATGACATCGAGACTGTATATCGTGACGGACTTGATATAAAGACTTCACAAATATATAAAAACATGAGAAGTGGTAAAATCTACAAAACTAGTCAGATCAACCTTAACCAATACCTAGAAGGCTTTGAAAAGGTTTGCAAAGAAGGCGAAGACTTCATCTACATCTGTCTTTCCTACGGCGTTACTACTGCGTGGGACTCATCTTGCATGGCGATAAATATGCTAAAGGATAAGTATCCAAACATCAAGATGGTATCTATAAACTCCAAGTCTATGACTATAGGTGAGCAGCTTATCGTTAGAGAGATGATAAAGATGAATAATGAAGGTAAGTCCATCGAAGAGCTTGAAGAAAGAGCTAATTTCTTAGCTGGTAAGGTTAAACACCTCTTCACTGTTGAGAACCTTGAGTACCTTTACAGAGGTGGAAGGATATCAAAGGCAATCAAAGCTGTTGGTCAAGTTCTAAACATAAAACCACTGCTTGCAAATGATGAAAACGGTGCGTTAATTTTAAAAGACAAGGTGCGCGGCGAAGCAAAACTATATAAGAAGATACTAAGTCTTTACTTAGAAGATGCAAGACGCAATCCTGAGATACTAGAGCACACTATCATCGGTCACACTGATAACTTAGCAAACGCTCAAAAACTATACGATATGATAAACGAAGAGTTTGATGCAAAGGACATAACTATTAGAGAGATAGGTACTGCTATAGGTGCTCATGTCGGACCAGGCTGCTTAGCCATAGCCTACATCGACGAAAATAATTAA
- a CDS encoding S-layer homology domain-containing protein, which yields MKNNLKRVFSLVLALMLCMTFIPTNTVSAKTFKDVPKSHWAYSFINEMSNQGYIDGYPNGTFKPQKSISFLEAMKFAAILTQYDQNGLEAARKVWLKDVVALGVPDWAQDNVVKCLAKQVINMKTLQAAKKLNLFSSNKQLSRRNLAEYFARAMSVKSNDPVISLPYKDTSNIPEESRALIAGLIDAGVLSPQGSGNGMFNGNKAVQRDQVAKMVHLALKYQATQGNGANTTQPVQPVQPVQPVNPTPTVVTGTITEFSTTGATAILVVNDNTSTGKVFSLNAATLITVDGKLGNLTNLLVGQTVTVTAKQSIPVMQAISIDAKGVQFNLEGEVTNVDNDNKEIKISYTDSNKNKVSRVFKVDSDSSITINNRSKSLYDVRTGSQVRASIYNDKVKTLEVTVSSDDYKGYVKRVDYREITIVSLNGRENRYKLPRRDTDYDIYDDRYDNRNSYYGRERKLTADAFRSLVSSNTAVYVEIETDSRNDDEVSYITIGDGFDNEYIVSSNYGYSRSRDRRDYEIVLYPKGTYDDNRNRETYYYDSDLRADTFDLRRDRDVRVRDIGPGSRVVILDKDKDNNIKKIMVIDSRYNNGGTYYGDVIRGYVRKIDGNYIYLDDYSNRNIDYVIDINNVSVRSIEVGKPYYFSVDKKDARLPKLYAYSDTDPNPYSNRYGGYEKSFKIAKVDVTSVDQTIIYDDVNSRIGYIINRNTDVTGDYSLTQMLSMNTMQINGLYASIITDRNNRVIKLLIKNNR from the coding sequence ATGAAAAATAACTTAAAAAGAGTATTTAGTTTAGTGCTTGCACTAATGTTATGTATGACATTTATACCTACTAACACAGTAAGCGCAAAAACTTTCAAAGACGTACCAAAGTCTCATTGGGCATACAGCTTTATTAACGAGATGAGCAATCAAGGATATATCGATGGATATCCTAACGGTACATTTAAACCACAAAAATCAATTTCATTTTTAGAAGCAATGAAGTTTGCAGCTATACTTACACAATATGATCAAAACGGATTAGAAGCTGCAAGAAAAGTTTGGCTAAAGGACGTAGTAGCGCTTGGAGTACCTGATTGGGCACAAGATAATGTTGTTAAGTGCTTAGCAAAGCAAGTTATAAATATGAAGACATTACAAGCAGCTAAGAAATTAAATTTGTTTAGCTCAAATAAGCAACTAAGCAGACGTAATCTTGCAGAGTACTTTGCAAGAGCAATGAGTGTGAAGTCAAATGACCCAGTTATATCACTTCCTTACAAGGATACAAGCAATATTCCAGAAGAATCAAGAGCATTAATTGCTGGTTTGATAGACGCTGGAGTTTTATCACCACAAGGTAGTGGAAACGGTATGTTCAATGGCAACAAAGCTGTTCAAAGAGATCAAGTTGCCAAGATGGTACACTTAGCTCTTAAGTATCAAGCTACACAAGGAAACGGAGCTAACACAACACAACCTGTTCAACCAGTACAACCTGTACAACCTGTTAACCCAACACCAACAGTAGTTACAGGTACTATCACTGAATTCTCAACTACAGGTGCAACAGCTATATTAGTAGTAAATGACAACACAAGCACAGGCAAAGTATTCTCATTAAACGCTGCAACACTTATCACAGTTGATGGCAAATTAGGAAACCTTACAAACTTACTAGTGGGACAAACAGTAACTGTTACTGCAAAACAATCAATACCTGTTATGCAAGCAATCTCTATTGATGCAAAGGGAGTACAATTTAACCTTGAAGGTGAAGTAACAAACGTTGATAACGACAATAAAGAAATTAAGATTTCTTATACAGACAGCAATAAAAACAAAGTTTCAAGAGTATTCAAAGTTGACTCTGACTCATCAATAACAATTAACAATAGATCAAAGAGCCTTTACGATGTTAGAACTGGTTCACAAGTTAGAGCAAGTATCTACAATGACAAAGTTAAGACATTAGAAGTAACAGTATCTTCAGATGATTATAAAGGATATGTTAAGAGAGTAGACTACAGAGAAATCACTATCGTTTCATTAAATGGTAGAGAAAACAGATACAAACTTCCTAGAAGAGATACAGACTATGATATATATGACGACAGATATGACAACAGAAACAGCTACTACGGAAGAGAACGCAAATTGACAGCTGATGCATTTAGAAGCCTTGTTAGTAGCAACACAGCAGTATATGTAGAAATCGAAACAGACTCAAGAAATGATGATGAAGTTTCATACATCACAATTGGTGACGGCTTTGATAACGAGTATATCGTATCTTCAAACTATGGCTATAGCAGATCAAGAGATCGTAGAGACTACGAGATAGTTTTATATCCTAAGGGAACATATGATGACAATAGAAACAGAGAAACTTACTACTATGATTCAGACCTAAGAGCAGATACCTTTGATTTAAGAAGAGACAGAGATGTTAGAGTTAGAGATATAGGTCCAGGATCAAGAGTTGTTATACTTGATAAGGATAAAGACAATAATATCAAGAAGATTATGGTTATCGACTCAAGATATAATAACGGTGGAACTTATTATGGAGACGTAATAAGAGGATACGTAAGAAAAATTGACGGCAACTATATTTATTTAGATGACTATTCAAATAGAAACATTGATTATGTTATAGATATTAATAATGTCTCAGTTAGAAGTATAGAAGTAGGTAAGCCTTATTACTTTAGCGTTGATAAAAAAGATGCTAGATTACCAAAATTATATGCATACAGCGATACTGACCCAAATCCATATAGCAACAGATATGGCGGATATGAAAAGTCATTTAAAATTGCAAAGGTTGATGTCACAAGTGTGGATCAAACTATAATATATGATGATGTGAATAGCAGAATTGGTTATATTATAAACAGAAATACAGATGTAACTGGGGATTATAGCTTAACTCAAATGTTAAGTATGAATACAATGCAAATTAACGGATTATATGCATCTATCATTACTGATAGAAATAATCGAGTAATTAAATTACTTATCAAAAACAATAGATAA
- a CDS encoding DUF1846 domain-containing protein — MKLGFSNELYIKEQSDYILKRVEKFEKLYMEFGGKLIGDKHAQRVLPGYDEDIKTVLLEKLKDRMEVIITIHAQDIISNKLNNNTGLTYEREAIRLIERLKAKGIKINSVVINRYKKDENVDKFKEYVEARGMRVYLHDKTEGFPNDVDKILSEDGFGKHPYIETTMPIIVVTGPGPGSGKMTTCLSQLYHEYKRGVKAGYAKFETFPVWNMPLKHELNLAYEAATADLSDVNQIDPYHLQAYGEISVNYNRDVQAFPILKKILDRIMGEEFYKSPTDMGVNRIKSGIIDDEVVREASRQEIIRRYLKALLIYKMTNQKKDEAQRIKTLMEELNLTVEDRKSLVAARNKKAELIEKGITNSNVTAIEYEDTIITGRDGELMDSAAAAVLNLLKYISKLPDELHLIDKAILEPIKEVKGIIEKKESPLLNVEEVLICLATSKMFNPSAKLCIDNLSKIRNLRAHSTAMLNLTDIELFRKLNIDLTSDYVDTKF; from the coding sequence ATGAAACTTGGTTTTTCAAATGAACTATATATAAAGGAACAAAGCGACTATATTCTTAAGAGGGTTGAAAAGTTTGAGAAGCTTTATATGGAGTTTGGTGGCAAATTAATTGGCGATAAGCACGCTCAAAGAGTGCTTCCTGGTTATGACGAGGACATTAAAACTGTTTTGCTTGAAAAGTTAAAGGATAGGATGGAGGTCATCATCACTATACATGCGCAAGACATCATATCTAACAAGCTTAACAATAACACAGGTCTAACATATGAGAGAGAGGCTATCAGACTTATAGAGAGACTTAAGGCAAAGGGTATTAAGATCAACAGCGTTGTTATCAATCGTTACAAAAAGGACGAAAACGTTGATAAGTTTAAAGAGTACGTGGAAGCAAGAGGCATGAGGGTCTACCTTCATGACAAGACTGAGGGCTTCCCTAATGATGTTGACAAAATTTTATCTGAAGATGGTTTTGGCAAGCATCCATACATTGAGACAACTATGCCTATCATAGTTGTAACTGGTCCAGGACCTGGTAGTGGAAAGATGACTACATGTCTATCGCAGCTATATCATGAGTACAAGCGCGGCGTTAAGGCAGGTTATGCGAAGTTTGAGACATTCCCTGTGTGGAACATGCCTCTTAAGCATGAACTTAACCTTGCATACGAAGCTGCAACTGCTGACTTAAGTGATGTTAATCAAATCGACCCATACCACTTACAAGCTTATGGTGAAATATCTGTAAACTATAACAGAGACGTACAAGCTTTCCCTATATTAAAGAAGATTCTTGATAGGATCATGGGTGAGGAGTTCTACAAGTCACCAACTGATATGGGTGTTAACAGAATCAAGTCTGGCATTATTGACGATGAAGTTGTTAGAGAGGCATCAAGACAAGAGATTATCAGAAGGTACCTAAAGGCGCTTCTTATTTATAAGATGACTAATCAAAAGAAGGACGAAGCACAAAGGATAAAGACTCTTATGGAAGAGCTTAACCTTACTGTTGAAGACAGAAAGTCTTTGGTTGCTGCAAGAAATAAAAAGGCGGAGCTTATTGAAAAAGGCATCACTAACTCAAACGTTACTGCTATCGAGTATGAAGATACTATCATCACAGGTAGAGACGGCGAGCTAATGGACTCTGCAGCGGCTGCTGTACTAAACTTACTAAAGTATATATCTAAGCTACCTGATGAATTACACCTAATCGACAAGGCAATACTTGAACCTATAAAAGAAGTTAAGGGCATCATCGAAAAGAAGGAAAGCCCACTACTTAATGTTGAAGAAGTGCTTATATGCCTTGCTACATCAAAGATGTTTAATCCGAGTGCAAAGCTTTGCATAGACAACCTATCTAAGATAAGAAATTTAAGAGCACACTCAACAGCTATGTTAAATCTAACAGATATAGAATTATTCAGAAAGCTTAACATAGACTTAACAAGTGACTATGTTGATACAAAATTTTAA
- a CDS encoding aminopeptidase P family protein, protein MSIDDRVKSLRELMKKHGITMYIVATADPHMNEYISDHYKDRVFISGFTGSQGNVIITLDKAMLWVDGRYHVQAENQLKGTSYEIFKWGKPGVPTFMEYLRDNVKKGEVIGFNGKTFSEAMFETIEDLVEDRDVKFVDDQDLISEIWTDRPALKKDKAFILSSEEAGESTKDKLSRVRAKLKEEGADLSIIASLDDICWLYNIRANDIHSSPVLISYAYVDFDKAAIYTDLDKLDECAIKALNEQGVEVKDYDAFEEDLRKIKDKTIYLDENKMNRYMFKLIEDDNYVIDGLNITTKFKAVKNDTEIKNIKAAHITDGVALARFMKWLKEADKTTLDELTVQDKLHEFRAMSKDFIEESFDTICGYADNAAIVHYMSTKETNKKLDNKGLLLVDSGGQYRFGTTDVTRTMAMGPLTDEERKGFTLVLKGFIRLMSVVFKRGTKGMALDMLARLDLYKHQMDYLHGTGHGVGYLLNVHEGPHNISSRYNDIDLVRNMVFSVEPGVYEDGKYGVRTEVLIHVEDAGSSKYGDFFKLVPLTYAAIDKDAIDKDMLTAEEVAWLNSYHKAVYEKISPYLNEEEKAWLEKATSEI, encoded by the coding sequence ATGTCAATAGACGATAGAGTTAAAAGTTTAAGAGAACTTATGAAGAAGCATGGCATCACTATGTATATAGTTGCTACTGCAGACCCACATATGAATGAATACATCAGTGATCATTACAAGGACAGGGTGTTCATATCAGGCTTTACAGGTTCACAAGGTAATGTCATCATCACTTTGGACAAGGCGATGCTTTGGGTCGATGGTAGATATCACGTGCAAGCTGAAAACCAATTAAAGGGCACTTCATATGAGATATTCAAGTGGGGCAAACCAGGTGTTCCTACCTTTATGGAATACTTAAGAGACAATGTTAAAAAAGGCGAAGTGATTGGCTTCAATGGTAAGACTTTCTCTGAAGCTATGTTTGAAACGATAGAGGACTTAGTTGAAGATAGAGATGTAAAATTTGTTGACGACCAAGACCTTATCTCTGAAATATGGACAGACAGACCAGCTCTTAAGAAGGATAAAGCCTTCATACTTTCTTCTGAAGAAGCGGGCGAGAGCACAAAGGATAAATTATCAAGAGTTAGAGCAAAATTGAAAGAAGAAGGTGCTGATCTAAGCATCATCGCTTCACTTGATGATATATGCTGGCTATACAATATCAGAGCAAATGATATTCATTCATCTCCAGTATTGATTAGCTACGCTTACGTTGACTTTGACAAGGCTGCTATATACACAGACCTTGACAAGCTTGATGAGTGTGCTATCAAGGCTCTTAATGAACAAGGCGTAGAAGTTAAAGACTACGATGCTTTCGAAGAAGACTTAAGAAAGATTAAAGATAAGACTATCTACCTAGATGAAAATAAGATGAACAGATACATGTTCAAGCTTATAGAAGACGACAACTATGTTATTGATGGCTTAAACATCACTACAAAGTTTAAAGCTGTTAAAAATGATACTGAAATCAAGAATATAAAGGCTGCACACATAACTGATGGTGTTGCTCTTGCAAGATTTATGAAGTGGCTTAAAGAAGCGGACAAGACTACTCTTGACGAGCTTACTGTACAAGATAAATTGCACGAGTTTAGAGCAATGTCAAAGGACTTTATCGAAGAAAGCTTCGACACTATCTGTGGTTATGCAGATAACGCTGCCATCGTTCACTATATGTCAACAAAAGAAACTAACAAGAAGCTTGATAACAAGGGACTTTTACTAGTTGACAGCGGCGGACAATACAGATTCGGAACAACAGACGTAACTAGAACTATGGCCATGGGACCTCTAACAGATGAAGAAAGAAAAGGTTTTACACTTGTACTAAAGGGCTTCATAAGACTTATGAGTGTTGTATTTAAGAGAGGCACTAAGGGTATGGCTCTTGATATGCTAGCTAGACTTGACCTTTACAAGCATCAAATGGATTACTTACATGGAACTGGTCACGGAGTTGGATACCTACTAAACGTACACGAAGGACCACACAACATCTCATCTAGATACAATGACATCGACCTAGTTAGAAATATGGTATTCAGCGTTGAGCCAGGTGTTTATGAAGACGGAAAATATGGCGTAAGAACTGAAGTATTAATCCATGTAGAAGACGCAGGATCAAGTAAGTACGGCGATTTCTTCAAGCTAGTACCATTGACATACGCAGCAATTGACAAGGACGCTATAGATAAAGATATGCTTACAGCTGAAGAAGTAGCTTGGTTAAACAGCTATCACAAAGCAGTTTATGAAAAAATCAGCCCATACCTTAACGAAGAAGAAAAGGCATGGCTAGAAAAGGCAACAAGTGAAATTTAA
- a CDS encoding class I SAM-dependent methyltransferase encodes MKQLGFNDDEKIKADYKNWVPKRMLQAKIGESIVSLILFGIFGASDLVLQGRPRIICGFILGALCLILILITFWLSILYKSFDYKGKRKLAKVIIEGTADYVKIKDGGVGLDVGCGSGALTIACAKKNPEAIMVGCDIWSGPYKSEFQKKLCQDNASAEGVANVRFEEGNAVKLPFEDESFDAVTSNYVYHNIMGKNKQKLLLETLRVLKKGGVFVIHDLMNKSRYGDMNKFIEKLERDGYEDVQLIDTTKGLFMTHKEAVLLGLSGSMLLIGRK; translated from the coding sequence ATGAAACAATTAGGTTTTAATGATGACGAGAAAATAAAAGCTGACTACAAAAACTGGGTTCCAAAAAGAATGTTGCAGGCTAAGATTGGTGAAAGTATAGTAAGTCTTATTTTATTTGGCATATTTGGTGCAAGCGACTTAGTTCTTCAAGGAAGGCCAAGGATTATCTGCGGATTTATTCTAGGGGCATTGTGCCTAATACTTATATTAATTACTTTCTGGCTTAGCATTTTATATAAGAGTTTTGATTACAAGGGTAAAAGAAAGCTCGCTAAAGTCATAATAGAAGGGACTGCCGACTATGTAAAAATCAAAGATGGTGGAGTGGGCTTAGATGTGGGCTGCGGCAGTGGCGCGCTTACTATAGCCTGCGCCAAGAAAAATCCAGAGGCAATCATGGTGGGTTGTGATATATGGAGTGGCCCATACAAGAGTGAATTTCAAAAGAAGCTCTGCCAGGACAATGCTAGTGCTGAGGGAGTAGCGAATGTGAGATTTGAAGAAGGAAATGCAGTCAAGCTTCCATTTGAAGATGAAAGTTTTGATGCAGTGACAAGCAACTATGTTTATCACAATATAATGGGGAAAAATAAACAAAAGCTTTTACTTGAAACACTTCGTGTACTTAAAAAAGGTGGAGTTTTTGTTATTCATGATTTGATGAATAAGTCAAGATATGGAGATATGAATAAATTTATCGAAAAACTAGAAAGAGATGGCTACGAAGATGTGCAGTTAATTGATACAACAAAGGGCCTTTTTATGACTCATAAAGAAGCTGTTTTGCTGGGACTTTCTGGCTCGATGCTTCTTATTGGAAGAAAATAA